From the genome of Acipenser ruthenus chromosome 14, fAciRut3.2 maternal haplotype, whole genome shotgun sequence, one region includes:
- the LOC117419683 gene encoding actin nucleation-promoting factor WASL-like isoform X2: MNNQHPPPPRRVANNSSLLLTPQENDCLQNYLGRKCITLSSAVVQVYTADRNSVWSKKCCGVACLVKDNPQRSYFIRVYDIKDGKILWEQELYNFFSYNHSRSYFHTFAGDTCPVGLNFASEEEAKRFRAAVGELLGRRQRRTEKRRDPPNGPVLSMATVDIKNPEINNMRFNNSQVNNIMPIHIKDKKKAKGKRKKLTKADIGTPSNFQHIGHVGWDPNTGFDLNNLDPELKNLFDMCGISEAQLKDKETSKAIYEFIEKKGGVEAVKNELRRQAPPPPPSRGSHPPPPPPHSSGPPPPPPARGRGAPPPPPPSRAPTAAPPPPPPSRPGVGAPPPPPPPNRGHFHPPPPPMHSSLAPSGPPPPPPPPPSAPAGLGSGGPPPPPPPPPPPGPPPPGPPPPPGSALDGDQSPAGTKSAFLDQIREGAQLKKVEQSNRPVSSTGRDALLDQIRQGKQLKTVSDGPESAPSTPGPTAGIVGALMEVMQKRSKAIHSSDEDEDEDDEEDFEDDDEWDD; this comes from the exons atgaaCAACCAGCATCCTCCACCTCCGCGGCGGGTCGCCAATAATAGTTCGCTGCTCCTAACACCGCAAGAGAACGATTGTCTCCAGAATTACCTCGGCAGGAAATGCATC acttTGTCTTCTGCTGTAGTTCAAGTATATACAGCTGACCGTAACTCAGTGTGGTCAAAGAAGTGCTGTGGTGTTGCTTGCCTTGTGAAGGACAATCCACAAAGGTCTTATTTTATCAGAGTATACGATATTAAG GATGGGAAGATACTGTGGGAGCAGGAACTCTACAACTTCTTCTCATATAATCATTCCAGATCGTACTTTCATACATTTGCTGGTGAC ACTTGTCCGGTTGGACTCAATTTTGCTAGTGAAGAAGAAGCAAAACGATTCAGAGCAGCAGTAGGAGAATTACTTGGGAGGCGGCAAAGGAGAACTG aaaaaagaCGTGACCCTCCAAATG GACCTGTCCTGTCAATGGCAACAGTTGACATCAAAAatccagaaatcaacaatatgcGATTTAATAATTCTCAAGTTAATAACATCATGCCTATCCACATTAAGGACAAGAAAAAGGCCAAAGGTAAAAGAAAGAAATTGACAAAGGCGGATATTGGCACTCCCAGTAATTTCCA ACACATTGGTCATGTTGGCTGGGATCCAAATACAGGCTTTGAT CTGAACAATTTAGACCCAGAATTGAAAAACCTATTTGATATGTGTGGAATATCAGAGGCACAGCTGAAAGACAAAGAAACTTCAAAAGCTATTTATGAATTCATTGAGAAGAAGGGAGGTGTGGAAGCTGTGAAGAATGAGCTGCGCAGACAAG ctcCCCCACCTCCCCCTTCTAGAGGAAgccaccctccccctccccctccacacagtTCAGGACCACCACCCCCTCCCCCGGCCAGGGGCAGAGGAGCGCCCCCTCCACCACCCCCCTCCAGAGCACCCACAGcagctcccccacccccacctccttcCAGACCAGGTGTTGGGgcaccaccacctcctccaccGCCAAACAGAGGCCACTTCcatccacccccaccccccatgcATTCTTCTCTAGCTCCTTCAGGCCCCCCACCCCcgcctcctccacctccttctgcCCCTGCAGGGCTGGGCTCAGGCGGGCCGCCCCCtccaccaccccctccccctcctcctggaCCTCCTCCACCCGGACCTCCTCCGCCCCCTGGATCTGCCTTGGATGGTGACCAGTCTCCAGCAGGAACCAAGTCGGCCTTCCTGGACCAGATCAGGGAAGGGGCCCAGTTGAAAAAGGTGGAACAGAGCAACAGACCAGTGTCCAGCACAGGAAGAGACGCACTGTTAGACCAAATACGGCAGGGTAAACAGCTAAAGACA GTATCTGATGGCCCAGAGTCAGCTCCATCAACACCAGGTCCAACTGCAGGAATCGTAGGGGCACTAATGGAGGTAATGCAGAAGAGGAGTAAAGCCATTCATTCTTCAG aTGAAGATGAAGACGAAGATGATGAAGAGGATTTTGAAGATGATGATGAATGGGATGACTAG
- the LOC117419683 gene encoding actin nucleation-promoting factor WASL-like isoform X1 has translation MNNQHPPPPRRVANNSSLLLTPQENDCLQNYLGRKCITLSSAVVQVYTADRNSVWSKKCCGVACLVKDNPQRSYFIRVYDIKDGKILWEQELYNFFSYNHSRSYFHTFAGDTCPVGLNFASEEEAKRFRAAVGELLGRRQRRTEKRRDPPNGPVLSMATVDIKNPEINNMRFNNSQVNNIMPIHIKDKKKAKGKRKKLTKADIGTPSNFQHIGHVGWDPNTGFDLNNLDPELKNLFDMCGISEAQLKDKETSKAIYEFIEKKGGVEAVKNELRRQGPPRWCAPPPPPSRGSHPPPPPPHSSGPPPPPPARGRGAPPPPPPSRAPTAAPPPPPPSRPGVGAPPPPPPPNRGHFHPPPPPMHSSLAPSGPPPPPPPPPSAPAGLGSGGPPPPPPPPPPPGPPPPGPPPPPGSALDGDQSPAGTKSAFLDQIREGAQLKKVEQSNRPVSSTGRDALLDQIRQGKQLKTVSDGPESAPSTPGPTAGIVGALMEVMQKRSKAIHSSDEDEDEDDEEDFEDDDEWDD, from the exons atgaaCAACCAGCATCCTCCACCTCCGCGGCGGGTCGCCAATAATAGTTCGCTGCTCCTAACACCGCAAGAGAACGATTGTCTCCAGAATTACCTCGGCAGGAAATGCATC acttTGTCTTCTGCTGTAGTTCAAGTATATACAGCTGACCGTAACTCAGTGTGGTCAAAGAAGTGCTGTGGTGTTGCTTGCCTTGTGAAGGACAATCCACAAAGGTCTTATTTTATCAGAGTATACGATATTAAG GATGGGAAGATACTGTGGGAGCAGGAACTCTACAACTTCTTCTCATATAATCATTCCAGATCGTACTTTCATACATTTGCTGGTGAC ACTTGTCCGGTTGGACTCAATTTTGCTAGTGAAGAAGAAGCAAAACGATTCAGAGCAGCAGTAGGAGAATTACTTGGGAGGCGGCAAAGGAGAACTG aaaaaagaCGTGACCCTCCAAATG GACCTGTCCTGTCAATGGCAACAGTTGACATCAAAAatccagaaatcaacaatatgcGATTTAATAATTCTCAAGTTAATAACATCATGCCTATCCACATTAAGGACAAGAAAAAGGCCAAAGGTAAAAGAAAGAAATTGACAAAGGCGGATATTGGCACTCCCAGTAATTTCCA ACACATTGGTCATGTTGGCTGGGATCCAAATACAGGCTTTGAT CTGAACAATTTAGACCCAGAATTGAAAAACCTATTTGATATGTGTGGAATATCAGAGGCACAGCTGAAAGACAAAGAAACTTCAAAAGCTATTTATGAATTCATTGAGAAGAAGGGAGGTGTGGAAGCTGTGAAGAATGAGCTGCGCAGACAAG GTCCACCACGGTGGTGTG ctcCCCCACCTCCCCCTTCTAGAGGAAgccaccctccccctccccctccacacagtTCAGGACCACCACCCCCTCCCCCGGCCAGGGGCAGAGGAGCGCCCCCTCCACCACCCCCCTCCAGAGCACCCACAGcagctcccccacccccacctccttcCAGACCAGGTGTTGGGgcaccaccacctcctccaccGCCAAACAGAGGCCACTTCcatccacccccaccccccatgcATTCTTCTCTAGCTCCTTCAGGCCCCCCACCCCcgcctcctccacctccttctgcCCCTGCAGGGCTGGGCTCAGGCGGGCCGCCCCCtccaccaccccctccccctcctcctggaCCTCCTCCACCCGGACCTCCTCCGCCCCCTGGATCTGCCTTGGATGGTGACCAGTCTCCAGCAGGAACCAAGTCGGCCTTCCTGGACCAGATCAGGGAAGGGGCCCAGTTGAAAAAGGTGGAACAGAGCAACAGACCAGTGTCCAGCACAGGAAGAGACGCACTGTTAGACCAAATACGGCAGGGTAAACAGCTAAAGACA GTATCTGATGGCCCAGAGTCAGCTCCATCAACACCAGGTCCAACTGCAGGAATCGTAGGGGCACTAATGGAGGTAATGCAGAAGAGGAGTAAAGCCATTCATTCTTCAG aTGAAGATGAAGACGAAGATGATGAAGAGGATTTTGAAGATGATGATGAATGGGATGACTAG